One Bacillus solimangrovi genomic window carries:
- a CDS encoding MFS transporter, translated as MNGKLQRRFWLLVSAVALSGFSQGMLLPLIAIIFEQSGISSTVNGMHAAGLYIGLLIASPFMEKPLQKFGFKPMILTGGILVITSLALFPIWKALWFWFVLRLVIGIGDHMLHFGTQTWITSFSPVHKRGRNIAIYGLFFSLGFSIGPLMTRLVTINEALPFLLSAGLSFIIWALLLTLRNELPENNDTQPSFFQSFKRFHQAWKIAWFAFLLPFGYGFLESTLHGNFPVYALRIGITVEQLSILLPAFAVGTIILQIPLGTLSDKYGRRKIITIILFGGVLTFICASLLEDSFIGLFICFITAGMLVGSTFSLGLSYMTDLLPKHLLPAGNILCGICFSLGSIVGPLIGGIVIQLFDQGSFFYIISSMLFIIWICVFFAKERSSTLNCQSNAS; from the coding sequence ATGAACGGAAAACTTCAACGCCGCTTCTGGCTGCTTGTCAGTGCTGTTGCATTATCAGGTTTCTCACAAGGAATGCTCCTACCTTTAATTGCAATTATTTTTGAACAAAGTGGCATTTCTTCAACTGTAAATGGCATGCATGCAGCTGGATTATATATAGGCCTCTTAATCGCTTCTCCTTTTATGGAGAAACCTTTACAAAAGTTTGGATTTAAACCAATGATCCTTACTGGAGGTATATTAGTTATTACTTCACTAGCTCTTTTTCCAATCTGGAAAGCACTTTGGTTTTGGTTCGTGCTTCGCTTAGTCATTGGAATTGGAGATCATATGTTACACTTTGGAACACAAACATGGATCACATCTTTCTCACCCGTCCATAAGCGGGGAAGAAACATAGCGATTTATGGATTATTTTTCAGTCTCGGCTTTTCAATTGGTCCATTAATGACAAGGCTCGTTACAATTAATGAAGCACTACCATTTCTACTGTCAGCAGGATTAAGCTTTATCATTTGGGCTTTACTGTTAACGTTGCGAAATGAACTGCCTGAAAATAATGATACACAACCATCATTCTTTCAATCATTCAAACGATTTCATCAAGCTTGGAAAATTGCTTGGTTTGCATTCCTTTTACCTTTTGGATATGGATTTTTAGAATCAACTTTACACGGCAACTTCCCTGTTTACGCTTTACGAATAGGAATTACCGTTGAACAACTTTCTATTCTATTACCTGCTTTTGCTGTTGGAACAATCATTCTTCAAATCCCACTAGGCACACTAAGCGATAAATATGGTAGAAGGAAAATTATTACGATCATCCTATTTGGTGGTGTCCTAACATTTATCTGTGCAAGCTTATTGGAAGATAGCTTTATTGGTTTGTTCATCTGTTTTATAACAGCTGGTATGTTAGTTGGGTCAACCTTTTCACTCGGTCTTAGTTATATGACAGACCTTCTTCCTAAACATCTATTACCGGCTGGAAATATACTTTGTGGCATTTGTTTCAGTCTCGGTAGTATCGTTGGACCTTTAATTGGCGGTATCGTTATACAATTGTTTGACCAAGGAAGTTTCTTTTATATTATTTCCTCAATGCTCTTTATTATTTGGATTTGTGTCTTTTTTGCTAAAGAGCGTTCATCAACACTTAATTGTCAATCTAATGCTTCTTAA
- the rlmD gene encoding 23S rRNA (uracil(1939)-C(5))-methyltransferase RlmD has product MNNKQVTIQEGQEFPLTIKRLGINGEGVGFFKRQVVFVPGALPGEVVVARVEKVQNKFVQASMKKIREKSPHRIQPPCPIYHKCGGCQLQHLAYPQQLEEKRDHVIQAMERHTKLRLDKIDIRETIGMDDPWYYRNKSQLQTTKEKGKVLAGLYQPNSHKIVDLSQCMVQHEKTNEVTQVVKDVLQELNIPIYDERDHSGGIRTIVVRTAIATGETQLVLVTVKEKIPKKELLIEEIQKRVPNLTSIMQNINGKRTSLIFGEDTLHLAGEEVIQETLGDLSFELSARAFFQLNPVQTVKLYDEVKKAAKLTGKEKVVDAYCGVGTIGLWVANEAAELRGMDIIEESIKDAKKNADKFAVTHANYYVGKAEQLLPKWTKEGWRPDVVIVDPPRTGCDNKLLNTLLKVKPKKIVYVSCNPSTLAKDIQTLSGNYKVKYMQPVDMFPQTSHVEVISKIELK; this is encoded by the coding sequence ATGAATAACAAACAAGTTACAATACAAGAGGGACAAGAGTTCCCGTTAACGATAAAACGACTGGGTATTAACGGTGAAGGTGTAGGGTTCTTCAAACGCCAAGTTGTGTTTGTGCCAGGTGCACTACCAGGAGAAGTAGTTGTTGCTCGAGTAGAAAAAGTACAAAATAAATTCGTTCAAGCATCCATGAAAAAAATTCGTGAGAAATCACCGCACCGCATTCAACCACCTTGTCCGATTTATCATAAGTGTGGTGGATGCCAATTACAGCACCTCGCTTATCCACAACAGCTAGAAGAAAAACGTGATCACGTTATCCAAGCGATGGAGCGTCATACGAAATTACGGTTAGATAAGATTGACATTCGAGAGACGATTGGGATGGATGATCCTTGGTATTACCGTAACAAAAGTCAATTGCAAACGACTAAGGAAAAAGGGAAAGTACTTGCTGGACTTTATCAACCGAACTCTCATAAAATTGTGGATCTTTCGCAATGTATGGTTCAACATGAGAAAACAAACGAAGTAACACAAGTTGTTAAAGACGTGCTACAAGAATTAAATATACCAATCTATGATGAGCGAGATCATAGCGGTGGCATTCGCACAATTGTTGTACGTACCGCCATTGCTACAGGCGAAACACAGCTCGTCCTTGTGACAGTGAAAGAGAAGATTCCAAAGAAAGAATTATTAATTGAAGAGATTCAAAAACGAGTTCCAAACCTTACGTCTATTATGCAAAATATTAATGGAAAGAGAACATCATTGATTTTTGGTGAAGATACACTTCATCTAGCAGGAGAGGAAGTCATCCAAGAAACGTTAGGCGACTTGTCTTTCGAATTATCAGCGCGTGCCTTTTTCCAATTAAATCCTGTACAAACAGTTAAACTCTATGATGAAGTGAAAAAAGCAGCCAAATTAACAGGCAAAGAAAAAGTTGTAGATGCTTATTGTGGTGTTGGTACGATAGGGTTATGGGTTGCAAATGAAGCAGCAGAGTTACGCGGTATGGATATTATTGAAGAATCGATTAAAGATGCAAAGAAGAATGCTGACAAATTTGCCGTTACACATGCTAATTATTATGTAGGTAAGGCCGAACAACTTCTTCCGAAATGGACGAAAGAAGGCTGGCGTCCTGATGTTGTCATCGTCGATCCACCACGTACTGGCTGTGATAATAAGCTACTTAATACACTGTTAAAAGTGAAACCGAAGAAAATCGTCTATGTGTCCTGTAACCCATCAACGCTAGCAAAAGATATTCAAACGTTAAGTGGGAATTATAAAGTGAAATACATGCAACCTGTTGATATGTTTCCGCAGACGAGTCATGTTGAAGTGATTTCTAAAATTGAATTAAAATAG
- a CDS encoding OsmC family protein — MELNFQMKDEGFLGELPYGEIHISGNDDFGFRPGQLMVSSIAVCSASVLKNVLKKKRLDVQDMKVTAQATRNPDEANRIEKINIHFVIKGTGITEDVVEKAVELARKHCPMVQSVKDSIEIEENFEIIRLSI; from the coding sequence ATGGAACTCAATTTTCAAATGAAAGATGAAGGATTTCTAGGTGAATTACCGTATGGTGAGATTCATATTTCTGGTAATGACGATTTTGGCTTCCGACCAGGTCAACTTATGGTGTCATCAATAGCGGTTTGTTCTGCAAGTGTGCTCAAAAATGTTCTTAAGAAGAAACGTTTAGATGTACAAGATATGAAAGTAACTGCACAAGCAACGAGAAACCCTGACGAGGCAAACCGAATCGAAAAAATTAATATTCATTTCGTAATTAAAGGCACTGGTATAACTGAAGATGTTGTTGAAAAGGCTGTTGAGTTAGCGCGAAAGCATTGCCCGATGGTTCAATCAGTAAAAGATAGCATTGAAATTGAGGAAAATTTCGAAATCATTCGTTTAAGTATATAA
- a CDS encoding YfkD famly protein yields the protein MLFSSIVGAEKNNQQKKVNIPDSVIDISKENTYPNPTQDLPYLQPSELTKELLETTDVKVENPDLIRLLNESNVSTTPLAIGYKATIYLGQWPLSYDSTETNTNWEYKLANVNKYDNRGGTQPYKIHYRQEEERNIQGDLTMKVSKSEDVKKMMLLKAMEKTGLPLSFNTMIGQNTKKEQVYNTAPKKVGYLSAYAPAVNEKGKITFGEVYLELRGNKKRLVVKNVTQQGIGAWIPVQDRLSFKFITTDMPQ from the coding sequence ATGTTATTTAGTTCAATCGTTGGGGCAGAGAAAAATAATCAACAGAAGAAAGTGAATATTCCTGACTCAGTAATTGATATTTCTAAAGAAAATACTTATCCAAATCCAACGCAAGACTTACCATATTTACAACCGAGTGAGTTAACGAAAGAGTTGTTAGAAACGACTGATGTAAAAGTAGAAAATCCAGATTTGATACGATTGTTAAATGAATCAAATGTTTCAACGACACCTCTAGCTATTGGTTATAAGGCTACCATTTATTTAGGGCAGTGGCCGTTAAGTTATGATTCCACTGAAACGAATACGAATTGGGAGTACAAACTCGCGAATGTAAATAAATATGATAATCGTGGTGGGACACAACCATATAAAATTCATTATCGCCAAGAAGAAGAAAGAAATATTCAAGGTGATTTAACGATGAAGGTGTCTAAATCAGAAGATGTGAAGAAGATGATGCTCTTAAAAGCGATGGAAAAGACAGGGCTTCCACTTTCATTTAATACGATGATCGGTCAAAATACGAAAAAAGAGCAAGTATATAATACTGCTCCTAAGAAAGTTGGCTATCTAAGCGCATATGCACCAGCTGTAAATGAAAAGGGGAAAATTACTTTCGGTGAAGTATATTTAGAGCTTCGAGGTAATAAGAAGCGACTTGTTGTCAAGAACGTAACCCAACAAGGAATCGGTGCTTGGATTCCAGTTCAAGATCGTTTATCGTTCAAATTTATCACAACTGATATGCCACAATAA
- a CDS encoding CBS domain-containing protein, whose product MIKNETKLSERFEVAYNKIDTVLKKSVINSDKSYTALVRKGAKHHQLIETYYDELIQYGKLRNAIVHGKKEVGEYIAEPHLEVVEKIETIATIFTQPNYALTIATKDVILFDYEDTVVSVIRAIKQHNYSQYPVYKDKKCIGLLTTGDIVKWMANYTVNNIVDLADIKVKDILINLENLPIKFVEKSINIFEVEEIFENVHKEKKDLEAIIVTENGRINERPLGLITAWDLIEIDYTTE is encoded by the coding sequence ATGATAAAAAATGAAACTAAACTTTCTGAGCGTTTTGAAGTGGCCTATAATAAAATAGATACTGTTTTAAAGAAATCTGTCATCAACTCTGACAAAAGTTACACCGCCCTTGTTAGAAAGGGCGCAAAACACCATCAACTTATTGAAACTTATTATGATGAGTTGATTCAATATGGAAAATTAAGAAATGCAATTGTTCATGGAAAAAAAGAAGTAGGTGAGTACATCGCTGAGCCTCACTTAGAAGTAGTAGAAAAAATTGAAACAATTGCTACTATTTTCACACAGCCAAATTACGCTCTAACAATAGCAACAAAAGATGTAATTCTATTTGATTACGAGGATACTGTTGTATCAGTGATCAGAGCTATTAAACAGCACAATTATTCCCAATATCCAGTTTATAAAGATAAAAAATGTATTGGATTACTAACAACAGGTGACATTGTAAAGTGGATGGCAAATTATACAGTAAACAATATTGTAGATTTAGCAGATATTAAAGTAAAAGATATTCTAATAAATTTAGAAAATCTCCCTATAAAGTTTGTAGAAAAATCAATTAATATCTTTGAAGTAGAAGAAATTTTTGAGAATGTACATAAAGAAAAGAAAGACTTAGAAGCAATAATTGTAACAGAAAATGGAAGAATAAATGAAAGACCACTAGGTTTAATTACAGCGTGGGATTTAATTGAAATTGATTATACAACTGAATAA
- a CDS encoding GNAT family N-acetyltransferase — translation MKLRKYQSTDAEEIYKLFWDTVHSVNAQDYTEEQLNVWAPNMPQLTEWEQPFLENITYVAVIDTQIVGFSDMTIDGYLNRLFVHKNFQSLGIASKLVQKLESKVKENGIKRITTDASITAKPFFERSGYRVVNEQKVEKQGIYLINYKMEKHLS, via the coding sequence ATGAAACTGAGGAAATATCAATCAACTGATGCAGAAGAAATATATAAGCTTTTTTGGGATACTGTCCATTCTGTTAACGCACAAGATTATACGGAAGAGCAACTCAATGTGTGGGCACCAAATATGCCTCAATTAACGGAATGGGAACAGCCTTTTTTAGAAAATATAACGTATGTTGCTGTTATAGACACTCAAATCGTTGGTTTTTCCGATATGACAATAGATGGGTATTTAAATCGATTATTCGTTCATAAAAATTTTCAAAGTCTAGGGATAGCATCTAAGTTAGTCCAAAAGCTTGAGTCTAAAGTGAAGGAGAATGGGATTAAACGTATTACAACAGATGCAAGTATCACTGCTAAACCTTTTTTTGAAAGATCCGGTTATCGAGTAGTAAATGAACAAAAAGTAGAAAAGCAAGGCATCTATTTAATAAATTATAAAATGGAAAAGCATCTCTCATAG
- the yfkAB gene encoding radical SAM/CxCxxxxC motif protein YfkAB encodes MNTLKQLNPISPSNDPWEAYDDIEHNGQFMLSNVEFTTTTLCNMRCDHCAVGYTLQPKDPNALPIDMLLQRLEEAPNLRALSITGGEPMLSMSSVKNYVVPLLKYAHERGIRTQINSNLTLDPKRYELITPYLDVLHISHNWGTLEDFHTYGFANMKRKPTLEQSAKLYEQMIENSKILAKEGVFVSAETMLNQRTLPHLEKIHNEIIEMGCSRHEVHPMYPVDFADNLPVLSLEKIRTSIHHLLDIRDKSLWMLFGTLPFYPCSNNEEDLALQKRLYNEENVTVRNDPDGRSRLNISIFTGDITVTDFGDIPPLGNIKYNSIQEAFDTWLNTKVARELLCHCPSAKCLGPNILVKHAYYPNEDFTQNIAQISR; translated from the coding sequence ATGAATACACTGAAACAGCTTAATCCTATTTCCCCATCTAATGATCCGTGGGAAGCTTACGATGATATTGAACACAACGGACAGTTCATGCTTTCAAATGTGGAATTTACGACGACAACTCTGTGTAATATGCGTTGTGATCACTGTGCGGTAGGTTACACGTTACAACCAAAAGATCCTAATGCTCTTCCAATTGATATGCTATTGCAACGTTTAGAAGAAGCACCTAACTTACGTGCATTAAGTATTACTGGTGGAGAACCAATGTTATCAATGTCATCTGTAAAAAACTATGTTGTACCATTATTAAAATACGCTCATGAACGAGGTATTCGTACACAGATCAACTCAAACTTAACATTGGATCCAAAGCGGTACGAATTAATTACACCTTACTTAGATGTCCTACATATTTCACATAACTGGGGAACATTAGAGGACTTTCACACATATGGATTTGCAAACATGAAGCGCAAACCTACACTCGAGCAAAGTGCCAAACTGTATGAACAAATGATTGAAAATAGTAAAATTCTTGCTAAGGAAGGTGTCTTCGTATCAGCAGAAACGATGTTAAATCAACGAACACTTCCACATTTAGAAAAGATTCATAACGAAATTATTGAAATGGGTTGTTCACGACATGAGGTACACCCAATGTATCCAGTCGATTTTGCTGATAACTTGCCTGTTCTATCATTAGAAAAGATTCGCACTAGCATCCATCACCTTCTCGACATTCGTGACAAATCATTATGGATGTTATTTGGTACACTACCATTCTATCCGTGTAGTAACAATGAAGAAGATTTGGCGCTACAGAAACGGTTATACAATGAGGAAAATGTAACAGTTCGTAATGATCCTGATGGCCGTAGCCGTTTGAATATAAGCATTTTCACTGGAGACATTACTGTAACTGATTTTGGTGATATTCCACCACTCGGTAATATTAAATATAACTCGATACAAGAAGCTTTCGATACATGGTTAAATACGAAAGTAGCTCGTGAACTATTATGTCACTGTCCTTCTGCAAAATGCCTTGGACCTAATATTCTTGTGAAGCATGCCTATTATCCTAATGAAGATTTCACGCAAAACATAGCTCAGATTAGCAGGTAA
- a CDS encoding fumarate hydratase — protein MEKLQESLYELVVDTSTKLPKDVRRAVAKAKLNENAGTRSAMSLDTITNNIMMAEENVSPICQDTGLPTFKVKTPVGVNQLKITNAIHAAIEQATKDGKLRPNSVDSITGENSGNNLGAGIPVVKYEQWEEDYVDVRLILKGGGCENKNIQYSLPAELEGLGRAGRDLDGIRKCIMHSVYQAQGQGCSAGFIGVGIGGDRSSGYDLAKQQLFRNNDDVNENEDLRKLEEYVMDNANTLGIGTMGFGGETTLLGCKIGVMHRIPASFYVSVAYNCWAFRRQGVKMNAETGEIIDWYYQEGDDVDFAQEAAKEVAAAESNESREVVLEAPITEAQIRELKVGDVVKINGALHTGRDAIHKHLMDNDAPIDLDGQVIYHCGPVMLKDKEGNWEVKAAGPTTSIREEPYQGDIMKKFGIRAVIGKGGMGKKTLKALQEHGGVYLNAIGGAAQYYADCIEGVEGVDLMEFGIPEAMWHLKVNEFKAVVTMDSHGNSLHEDVEKTSLEKLENFKEPVFK, from the coding sequence ATGGAGAAACTTCAAGAAAGTTTATACGAATTAGTTGTCGACACATCAACAAAATTACCAAAAGACGTGCGACGTGCAGTTGCGAAGGCGAAATTGAATGAGAATGCTGGCACACGTTCTGCGATGTCTCTTGATACAATTACAAATAATATTATGATGGCTGAAGAGAATGTATCACCGATCTGTCAAGATACGGGTTTACCAACTTTCAAGGTGAAAACACCAGTTGGCGTTAACCAATTGAAAATTACAAATGCCATTCATGCTGCAATTGAGCAAGCAACAAAGGATGGGAAGCTACGTCCAAACTCTGTTGACTCAATTACAGGTGAAAATAGTGGAAATAACCTTGGTGCTGGAATTCCTGTTGTGAAATATGAACAATGGGAAGAAGATTACGTTGATGTACGTTTGATCTTAAAAGGTGGTGGCTGTGAGAATAAAAATATTCAATACAGTCTTCCTGCTGAACTTGAAGGACTAGGACGTGCAGGGCGAGACCTAGATGGAATCCGTAAATGTATCATGCATTCGGTATATCAAGCACAAGGACAAGGCTGTAGTGCTGGTTTTATCGGTGTTGGAATCGGAGGGGATCGTAGTTCCGGTTATGATTTGGCGAAGCAGCAGTTGTTCCGCAATAATGATGACGTGAATGAGAATGAAGACTTGCGTAAGCTCGAAGAATATGTGATGGATAATGCCAATACGCTTGGAATTGGAACAATGGGATTTGGTGGAGAAACGACATTACTAGGCTGTAAAATCGGTGTTATGCATCGTATTCCTGCTTCATTTTATGTATCTGTTGCTTATAATTGTTGGGCTTTCCGTCGTCAAGGTGTGAAAATGAACGCTGAAACAGGCGAAATTATCGATTGGTATTATCAAGAAGGTGATGATGTTGATTTTGCACAAGAAGCAGCAAAAGAGGTTGCAGCAGCAGAGTCAAATGAATCACGTGAAGTCGTACTTGAAGCACCGATAACTGAAGCACAAATACGTGAATTAAAAGTTGGCGACGTTGTGAAGATTAATGGTGCACTGCATACAGGTCGTGACGCAATCCATAAGCACCTTATGGATAACGATGCGCCAATTGATTTGGATGGACAAGTTATTTATCACTGCGGTCCAGTTATGCTTAAGGATAAAGAGGGTAATTGGGAAGTGAAAGCAGCAGGACCAACAACAAGTATTCGTGAAGAGCCGTACCAAGGCGATATTATGAAGAAATTTGGTATCCGTGCTGTTATTGGTAAAGGTGGTATGGGTAAGAAGACGTTAAAGGCGTTACAAGAGCATGGCGGTGTATACTTAAATGCAATTGGTGGAGCAGCACAGTACTATGCTGATTGTATTGAAGGTGTAGAAGGTGTTGACTTAATGGAATTTGGTATTCCAGAAGCAATGTGGCACTTGAAAGTAAATGAGTTCAAAGCTGTAGTGACAATGGACTCACACGGAAATAGCTTGCATGAAGATGTTGAGAAGACATCGCTTGAAAAGCTTGAAAACTTCAAAGAGCCAGTTTTTAAATAA
- a CDS encoding YczE/YyaS/YitT family protein has protein sequence MRDWLLRFGIYILGIIILSFSVSLIIKADLGAGAWDALNVGLSKTVGFTVGTWVFIIGFILIFLNAWIAKERPMFTAIATIILIGIAIDFWLINALASWNPNDLVARIAVFGFALFFLAFGVALYLQSEFPINPIDHLMVVLHVRFNLSITVTKTIAEVAALVLAYIFNGPIGIGTIVITILIGPIIGFFNPILKSLLQRMRTQILA, from the coding sequence ATGAGGGATTGGTTGTTAAGGTTTGGTATATATATTCTAGGAATTATCATTTTATCTTTTAGTGTTAGTTTGATTATTAAAGCAGACTTAGGCGCGGGGGCTTGGGATGCATTAAATGTTGGTTTATCAAAAACAGTCGGATTCACAGTAGGGACATGGGTATTTATTATTGGTTTTATCCTTATCTTTTTAAATGCTTGGATCGCTAAGGAACGACCGATGTTCACTGCAATTGCGACCATTATTTTGATTGGAATAGCGATTGATTTCTGGTTGATTAATGCATTGGCGTCTTGGAATCCGAATGATTTAGTCGCTCGTATTGCGGTGTTTGGATTTGCGCTTTTCTTTCTTGCTTTTGGAGTTGCGTTATATTTACAATCTGAATTTCCAATTAATCCAATTGATCACTTGATGGTTGTATTACATGTACGTTTTAACCTTAGTATAACTGTAACGAAAACGATCGCGGAAGTTGCTGCGCTTGTATTAGCATACATATTTAATGGTCCAATTGGAATTGGAACCATTGTCATAACAATTCTGATCGGTCCGATCATTGGATTCTTTAATCCAATTCTCAAGTCACTGCTACAACGTATGCGTACTCAAATACTTGCCTGA
- a CDS encoding MATE family efflux transporter, whose translation MLLFSGPIFLTNILQTSYQFIDSIWVGNLIGANALGAISVSSTIIFTVLSFIIGINSASLTVLSQQKGRKDAEGLSESLNAFVIVLTFLAIAFGLLGVVISGPILSLLGTPENILPLASNYLRVNFLGIVFLFGYNFIGTVLRALGDSKTPIRFVIVAVVLNTILDPLFIAVFDWGIIGAALATIVSQGGAFLYGLIFILKTDRAPFTRPHLPSRKYVKTIFKLGIPSGLQMMAISGGMMAIMSVITRFGEDAVAGFGAAQRIDSLIVLPAMTLGSAVNSMAGQNIGAKEWKRVHEIARIGVFFILLIMVAISTFVFFTGEYLIGLFTSDQQTIQFGTMYMKTIAYFYPFLGVNFVLNGVVRASGAMFQILILNIISFWILRYPLASVMSSFFGEKGIPLGMGISLIISSIIAFIYYRFGKWDEMKVFEDKS comes from the coding sequence ATGCTCCTTTTTTCAGGACCTATTTTTTTGACAAATATCTTACAGACATCTTATCAATTTATTGATAGCATATGGGTGGGAAATCTAATTGGAGCAAATGCGCTAGGAGCGATTTCAGTTTCATCCACAATTATTTTCACTGTCTTATCTTTCATCATTGGGATAAATAGTGCATCCTTAACAGTATTGTCCCAGCAAAAAGGTCGAAAGGATGCAGAGGGTTTATCAGAGTCGTTAAATGCATTTGTTATCGTGTTAACATTTTTGGCGATTGCATTTGGTCTTTTAGGGGTAGTTATTAGTGGACCGATTCTTTCTTTGCTTGGGACACCTGAGAATATTTTACCGCTTGCGTCAAACTACTTACGAGTTAATTTTCTAGGAATTGTTTTTTTATTTGGATACAACTTTATTGGAACTGTATTAAGGGCACTTGGAGACAGTAAGACACCGATACGGTTTGTTATTGTAGCTGTTGTTTTGAACACGATACTTGATCCTTTATTTATTGCAGTTTTTGATTGGGGAATTATTGGAGCTGCACTAGCAACAATTGTTTCGCAAGGAGGGGCATTTTTATATGGTCTCATCTTTATCTTAAAAACAGATCGAGCTCCGTTTACACGTCCACACTTACCTTCAAGGAAGTATGTTAAGACAATTTTTAAACTAGGAATTCCATCAGGTTTACAAATGATGGCTATCTCTGGTGGAATGATGGCGATTATGAGTGTTATTACTCGATTTGGAGAAGACGCAGTAGCTGGTTTTGGAGCGGCGCAAAGAATTGATAGCTTAATTGTTCTTCCAGCAATGACACTTGGATCAGCTGTTAACAGCATGGCAGGTCAAAATATCGGTGCTAAAGAATGGAAACGAGTACATGAAATCGCACGTATTGGTGTATTTTTTATATTGTTAATTATGGTTGCAATTAGTACGTTTGTCTTTTTCACGGGGGAATATTTAATAGGGCTGTTTACATCTGATCAACAAACAATCCAATTTGGAACGATGTATATGAAAACGATAGCTTATTTTTACCCATTTCTTGGAGTGAACTTTGTTCTAAATGGTGTCGTACGTGCTTCTGGTGCGATGTTTCAAATTCTAATCTTAAATATTATTTCATTTTGGATTTTACGTTATCCATTAGCAAGTGTGATGTCATCTTTCTTTGGAGAGAAAGGAATTCCACTTGGAATGGGAATTAGCTTAATTATAAGTAGTATAATTGCTTTCATATACTACCGGTTCGGGAAATGGGATGAAATGAAGGTGTTTGAAGATAAATCATAA
- the pdaA gene encoding delta-lactam-biosynthetic de-N-acetylase, translating to MKKLYFLLLLVVTLIVSISLPQTSYAYDNTRYNWGFKKSRNEEGASAGEKFDKMLESYSSFYIGDTSKKEIYLTFDNGYENGYSEQVLDILKEKKVPATFFITGHYVKDQPELVKRMVNEGHIVGNHSWHHPDLTTVSDQKLKEELQSVEKAVAELTSQKSMTYLRAPRGVFSERTLALSEQLGYVNVFWSLAFVDWKTDQQKGWKYAYDNIMRQIHPGAVMLLHSVSKDNADALGKAIDDLRAKGYEFKSLNDYMFDKLLPAPFYNL from the coding sequence ATGAAGAAATTATATTTTTTACTGTTGCTCGTTGTCACGCTAATCGTAAGCATCTCACTTCCACAGACTTCATATGCTTATGACAATACACGGTATAATTGGGGCTTTAAGAAGAGTAGGAATGAAGAAGGTGCATCAGCTGGAGAAAAGTTTGATAAGATGCTTGAGAGCTACAGCAGCTTTTATATTGGAGATACTTCGAAAAAAGAGATCTATCTTACGTTCGATAATGGTTACGAAAACGGCTATTCAGAACAAGTTCTTGATATATTAAAGGAGAAAAAAGTACCCGCAACATTTTTTATTACAGGTCACTATGTGAAGGATCAACCTGAGCTTGTAAAGAGGATGGTGAATGAAGGACATATCGTTGGTAATCATTCATGGCATCATCCTGATTTAACGACAGTATCAGATCAGAAGCTAAAGGAAGAATTGCAGTCTGTTGAAAAGGCAGTTGCAGAACTTACTTCACAGAAGTCGATGACATATTTGCGTGCTCCACGTGGCGTATTTAGTGAACGAACTTTAGCATTATCTGAACAGCTAGGTTATGTGAACGTATTTTGGTCATTGGCATTTGTTGATTGGAAGACTGATCAACAAAAGGGATGGAAGTATGCGTACGATAATATAATGAGGCAAATACATCCAGGGGCAGTTATGTTGCTTCATTCAGTTTCAAAGGATAATGCTGACGCTCTAGGTAAGGCAATCGATGATTTACGTGCGAAAGGTTATGAATTCAAGAGCTTAAATGACTATATGTTCGATAAGCTTCTTCCAGCACCGTTTTATAACTTATAA